From the genome of Trichosurus vulpecula isolate mTriVul1 chromosome 6, mTriVul1.pri, whole genome shotgun sequence:
tgagttcaaatccagtctcagatacttactacttatgtgaccttgggcaagtcattaaacctctctttgattcagtttcttcctctgtaaaatcagcATAATaacatctccctcccagggttgttgtgagggtcaaaagagataatattcataaattacctggcatatagaaggtgctCTACTAacactagttattattatcatcatcaacaaAGACAGGTTATGTAAGGCTAACATCTTTGTCTTTTATGACAGTTACTAGTTCTGATGGATCACAGGAATCCTTTAGATCAGGGGTTATTAGGAATTTCTGTCATGAACCCCCAGGGAAGTCCACTCAAGACTATAAactccttctcagaacaatgcttttaaatgattaaaggaaatgttaagtttcagttagaggttactaaaaataaagatgaatttatTTCCATCCAACTTCATGGAACCTTTGAAATTCCCTATTCTAGATTATCCAGTGCTTTGGGGAAATATAGATGAACTGAGTTTCTCATGCTACTCTCATGAAGAGGTGGAAAGATGTGGGTTAGCATGAGAAGAGAATATAGTTGGTTTCTGACTAATTGAGTGATTAGACTCAGGGAGAAATCATATGTTCAGccaatttttttcagccattccccaatcattggagttacttttatttttttctattatgaaTAATGGATGCCACAATGAAACTTATGTACAGATAGGTTCTTTTAGCcctttttaataacattttaggataaaatatatttctaatagTGGGATCACTGTGCTGTTATTGAAGTTATTAATGTTATTAGGGTTAAAATGAGTTCTCCAGCAGTGTATCCAAGTGATTTATTCTTGACCCTGTTCTAATCAAGATATTTCTCAATAGCTTAGATACTGGAATGTATACCAAACTTGATAACACTAACCTGGGAAGGTAAGTTAACATTTTGGATGACCCAACATAATGGCCCAGAATCCTgatgaaataaagatataaaaaggTTAAAACATTGCTCTGAATGTAatcagataaaatttaatagaaattaaaacaaagtcTCACATTTgggttttaaaaattatctttccaaaTATAAGACAGGAGAGGTGTTAccaaaagaggaaacaaacaaacaaatcaaacaGTCCATCCGAGAATCATCTGATATTTTAGTGAACTGCACAGACAATATGAGTCAAGAGTGTAATGTTAGGCCAAAAAAAAGTGGTAATGAATATTTAAGCTGTGTAAGTGAGGTATAATATTCAGAACTAGGAAGATAATAGTTCTACTGTACCCTACCTTGGTCAAATCAGATCTTCCATAGTACTGTGCATAGTACTCAGACACATATTTTTGGAAAATTTTAACAAGCTGAAGAGCATCCAGAGGGTGGCACCAATGCTTGTAAAAAACTTTGAAACCATGCTATCTGAGAACTGAGTGAAGGAATTGGGGATTTTTAGCCTAGAGGCAAAAACAGCATGGGGAAGGTGGAGAGCCTTAAAGCtgcctttaagtatttgaagggttgacATGGGGGACAGTtattaaatttgttctgcttagTCCCACATAGAAGAATGGGAACAATTGGCCAAGATATGAGACAAAAAAGATTTGAGATGTatgtaaggaaaaaattcctaCCAATTAGAATTACCCAAAAGGGAAATATGCTACCTCAGGATATAGCGAGCTCCCCTTTTCTAGGGGTTTTTGAGGGAAAATTCTAATAGACTGCTTGTAGGAAATGTCATAGAAGAAATCATTTAGCAAATATAAATTGAACTAAATGGCTTTTGAAGCCTCTTCacactctgaggttctgtgaccCTACCACTACTTCTTCCCCAAGGTCTTCAATTTAATAGTTCCTCCCATTGACTGGGCTAAatatcatgattcattccactggaaACTAGAGGCAGAAAGAACTTTCAAAGAGTTCATACTTCATTTTCCTTTGGCCTATATCTTGATCTACCCAAAATCTCATAAGGAAATTCATCATGGATGCTAATGCTTCCAGTATATCACTGGGGCCCAttcttaatttttgaaaaaatcaaCTTGGCAAGTATAAGATGAGGAAAATATGGTAAACAATAGCACAtgtaagaaaaagggaaggatctCAGTAAATTGCACCGACACTAAGAGTTTTCTGGGcaacaatagaaaaaaaacaaagtgaatgtAGGTTATAGTAAGAGAAGCACAGTGTTCTTTGGATCCCATAGTGTTCCACCACCCTTCCCCATGTACTGATTTtgtgaattctgtgattcttttgaATATGCATTGTGACAAGAAAGAACCATATATCGTATAGGAGACAAAGCTATTACTAATGAAGGCAGCACTTGAAATATGGAGGGTTCACCATGCAGGAATAGGATAACCACATCATACTTCAAATTGATGACAAAAGCCTGGATTTCCTTCAGACTACCAATCAGATTAAACAACATCAGATTCATTGGCTTTTATTTTCAGCTTATTTAAATTCACCAATTTAATTGAATAACAATGACTATATAAAATTTCTCAAGCTCATTTATTTATTAGTACTACTTAGACCTAACTGGGagagtagaatgtaagctgctcaTGGCCAGGgcctattttctttttatctttatatcattaGTACAATACCCTGAATATAGGAGATGCTCATTGTTGAATGGAACTGAACTTATGAAAATAAGTGTTTTGTGCCTATCAATTTTTTCATGGCCCTCTTCACTTCCTTGTTCCTCAGACTATAGATCAGGGGGTTCAACATGGGGATCATTACAGAGTAGAAAAGGGAAACCACTTTGTTCTGATCAGATGAATATATTGACTTGGGCAACACGTAAATGAATGTAATTGTCCCAAAGTAAAGTGTAACAGCAGTAAGGTGGGAAGTACATGTGGAGAAAGCTTTGGATCTCCCCTCAATGGAGCGTATCTTCAGGACTGACAACAGGATGTATACATAAGAGATAGTTATGATTAAAACAGTCATTACAATTATCGATCccgaagagaaagaaggaagaatttcaaCAAGAGGACCATGGGAACAAGAAAGTTTCAGCAAGGGTGAGTAGTCACAGAAGAAGTGATTGATTTTATTAGGGCCACAAAAAGACAAATTCAATAAGCAACCAGTAAAGGTCCAAGCATTCACACAACCACCCAGGTAGGATGTGATGACTAACAGAGTGCAGACCCTGGTAGACATGTGGGTGGAGTAGAGTAGGGGGCTACAGATGGCCACATACCGATCATAAGCCATCACAGCCAGCAGGAAACACTCAGCTGTCCCTAAGTTGACAAAAGAACAAAGTTGGACCACACAGCCTTGCAAAGTGACTGAGGTTATGTCCCCAAGGAAGTTCAGGAGCATCACAGgcatgacagatgaggaaagcccAATATCCACAAAAGCCAAGTGGCTGAGGAAAAGGTACATTGGAGTATGAAGTTGGGAGCTCTTTTGGATCAATACTATGATGCTGAGATTTCcaagtaaaatgacaaaatagatcCCTAGAAATGCCACAAAGAACAAGACACGAAGAACTGGGTCATCTGTTAATCCTAAAATAAAGAATTCTCTCACAATAGTGTAGTTTTTCCCAGTCATCTGTTCTCAAATGGTGCCtgttaagacaaaaaaaaaggtgattagaaggaaatgaagaactAAAATTTGAGTATCTCTTTTTATCAAAT
Proteins encoded in this window:
- the LOC118854062 gene encoding olfactory receptor 508-like, with the protein product MTGKNYTIVREFFILGLTDDPVLRVLFFVAFLGIYFVILLGNLSIIVLIQKSSQLHTPMYLFLSHLAFVDIGLSSSVMPVMLLNFLGDITSVTLQGCVVQLCSFVNLGTAECFLLAVMAYDRYVAICSPLLYSTHMSTRVCTLLVITSYLGGCVNAWTFTGCLLNLSFCGPNKINHFFCDYSPLLKLSCSHGPLVEILPSFSSGSIIVMTVLIITISYVYILLSVLKIRSIEGRSKAFSTCTSHLTAVTLYFGTITFIYVLPKSIYSSDQNKVVSLFYSVMIPMLNPLIYSLRNKEVKRAMKKLIGTKHLFS